Genomic window (Ureibacillus composti):
ATCTATATTTTGAAAGTTAAGAAAATTGTAATATTAGCTGTAAATCTTTCTGATTATTCTGAAGGGGAAAAAATAGGGATACTCTGCAGTACTATGCCTTCCCTTGGAGAAAAGACAAAACTATAGGAGGAAAAGAATATGAATTTTACAGGAGAATTACGTATACCAAATGTTATTCATTATGGAAAAGACAGTCTTTCCAAATTGGGGAAAGAGGCAAGTAAGTTAGGATCAAAAGCATTGTTAATTAGTGACAAGCCTATGAATGATTTAGGGTATGTGAATCAGATCATTGAATCTCTTCAAAAAGAAAATATTCACACAACTATATACTTAGGCGTGGACTCAGAAACAAAAGATACTCATGTTGAAGAGGCTTTGGCTATTTTTAAAGAGCAGAGCTGTGATTTAATTGTTGCTCTAGGCGGAGGAAGCTGTATTGATGCAGCGAAAGCAGTCGCTTTATTGGCTACAAATGAAACTGAATTAATTGAATATGTGGGCGGGAAGAAAGAAATAGAAAATGATCTCGTTCCAGTCATCGCTATTCCAACAACAGCTGGTACAGGGTCTGAAGTAACGGATGCGCTCGTTGTAACGCATACAACGAAAGATATCAAAATGATGATTAAACAACCTAAAATAACTCCAAAGGTTGCGATTGTTGATCCAATATTGACGCAATCAGCTCCAAAAATGTTGACTGTTGCAACGGGGATTGATGCACTATGCCATGCATTAGAAGCATATATTTCACGCAAGTCACATCCTTTGACTGATACTCTAGCGTTGTCCTCAATTAAATTAATTGTTGAAAACATTCAACGTGTATATGTTGATGGAAAAGATTTAGAAGCGAGATCGCAAATGGCTTTAGCTTCAATGCAAGCTGGAATTGCTTTTTCAAATTCATCTGTATGTCTAGTTCATGGGATGTCTCGTCCGATTGGTGCGCTTTTCCATGTACCACATGGAATTTCAAACGCCATGCTTTTATCAGCCGTATTAGATTTTAGTCTAGAAAGTTGTACTGAAAAACTTGCTCAAATTGGAAGAGCTATTTTAGAGAACGTGGACACGGATTCTGATGACGTAGTAGCCGAAAAAACGGTTTTGTATATTAAACAACTATGTGTTGAATTAGGTATTCCTAATCTTAAAGCATGGGGAATTAATGATGAACAATTTGAAAACTCATTAGAAAAAATGGCTACAGATGCGCTAGCTAGTGGAAGTCCTGGAAATAACCCACGAATTCCTACCAAAGAAGAAATAATCGATCTTTATCGAGTTGCTTTTACTTATGACTATAAAAACGTGAAAGTTCTAAATGGATAGTATTGAACCGATGAAGGGACATTGCTATATTCTTTAGTACCCTAGGTTATATTACTTTAGTTTCATAGATTGGGAGTAAAGTCTTTAGCAATTATTGTGATAGCTAGATGAGTACTAATAGATGATCAAAATGTAAACGCACTCATCTATTAAATATTTAATTTTATACTACTTGCCACATGAGGAGAGATAGAAAAATGAGTGAAAACATTAGACTTGGATTTATAGGATTAGGAAATATGGGATTTCCAATGTCAGAAAATTTAATTAAAAGCAAGTATACAGTGTATGGTTTTGACATTAATCCAACTGCTATTAGTAAATTTAAAGAACTAGGAGGACAAGTATGTCAAAGCATTAAAGAAGTAGTTCAGCAAGTAGACGTGCTATTCCTTAGCTTGCCTTCACCAGCTATTGTTGAGAAAACATTTTATGAAGAAGGAATTATTAAGTATAGCCCTGAAGGTTTAATGATTATTGATACAAGTACAGTAAACCCTGAATTGAACCGTACTATATTTAATGTTTGCCAAGAAAATAACTTAAAGTACTTAGGAGCTCCAGTTAGTGGTGGTGTAATTGGTGCTGTTAATGCAACCCTAACTTTTATGGTTGGAGGGCCAAAAGCATACTTTGATGAAGTACTTCCATTATTAAATGTTTTAGGGAAAAACTTGTTCCACGTAGGTGAAAGTCCAGATAGTGGTACGGTAATTAAGTTAATCAATAACTTGATGATTGGCTTCTATACTCAGGCTGTTGGAGAGGCTTTAACTCTTGGTGAAAACATGGGCTTAGATCATGAACGTATGTTTGAGATCTTAAGTGTAAGCTATGGTCAAAGTAGAATTTATGAAAGAAACTATAAAGAATATATAGCAGAAAATAACTATGAACCGGGCTTTACTACGAATCTACTATTAAAAGATTTAAAGATTGCTAAGCAAATGGCTGAGGAATGTAAAGTGAAACTGCCTATTGGGGAGCAACTAGTAGACTGGTATACAAAGATAGCAAATGAAGGCTACGGAGATAATGATATGTCTGCTGCTTACTTAATGACGAAAGATCTAGCAAAAAAAGCAATAGAAATCAAATAAACGACGAGAATAGGAGAATTACTATGAGCCAAACAACTACTTTAAATAAATTCTATAACATTATTGGGGGTCAATCTGTACCTTCATCTTCAGGAGAAACATTCATTGTCGAAAACCCAGCAAATAAAGAAATGAAACTTGGAGTATTCCAACAATCTACTGAAGCAGAATTAAATCAAGCAGTTCAAGCTGCAAAAGAAACATTGCCTGCATGGAAAAATGTAGCTGCACCTTCACGTGGACAATATGTTTATAGAGCAGCACAATACATTGAGGATCATGCAGAAGAATTTAAAGAGCAATTGATTCTTGAGGTAGGAAAATCATATAAAGATGCTGATGCAGAAGTAATTCGTACGATTAGAGCGATGCGCTTTTTAGCAGGTGAAGCTGAAAGATTAAAAGGAGAAACAATTCCATCTTGGGACGCAACTGTGCGAGGATTTACGAAACGCGAACCAATTGGTGTAGTTGGTGTCATTACTCCATGGAATGTGCCTCTTGCTATTTCTGCTTGGAAAATTGCGACTGCATTAGTATGTGGATGTACGGTTGTCTATAAGCCTGCAAGTATTACACCAGTAGTAAGCTATAAATTAATGGAAGCTTATGAGTCTGTTAATCTACCAGCAGGAGTTATTAATATTGTAACTGGATCTGGTTCAGTGATCGGAAATGCGATGGCAAAACATAAAGATATTAATGCGATTACTTTCACAGGTTCTAATCCAGTTGGAAACCAAATCAATCAAGTGATAGCTAGTAGAGGAGCTCGCTTCCAAGCTGAAATGGGTGGAAAAAATCCTTTTGTCGTATTAGAAGATGCTGATTTAGAACTAGCGACAACTCATGCAATTGAAGGTGGATTTGGAGAAAGTGGTCAACGTTGTACAGCTACAAGCCGAGTAATCCTACTTAAAGGAATTGCTGATCAATTTGTTGAGCTACTTGTTGAAAAGGTGAAAAATCTTAAGGTAGGAAATCCACTGAACCCTGAAAATCAGATGGGTCCAGTTGCTGAGGAAAAGGCGATGAATGAAATCCTGAATTATATTGAAATTGGGAAGCAAGAAGGGGCTCAATTACTTACAGGAGGCCACCGCTTAACTGATGGGGAACTAGCTAAAGGATATTTTGTTGCTCCAACAATCTTCCGTGGGGTTACTCCAAAAATGACGATTGCTCAAGAAGAAATCTTTGGTCCGGTGATCAGCATTATGGAAGTAGACACTTATGAAGAAGCTCTTGAGTGGGCTAACGATATTGAATATGGTCTTTCTTCTACAATCTATACGAATGATATGGGGAAAGCTCTGCACTTTATCGACAATATCCAAGCTGGATTCACTCATGTAAACATGATGACGATGTATAGTGAGCCTCATTTCCCATTTGGCGGTATTAAGGGTACTGGTCTTGGCGGATTTAGAGAGCAGGGAAGTGTAGGAATCGACTTCTTCACTGAATGGAAAACTGCATATCTTAAGTCTCAAAGTTAAATCTAGTATTTTTAAACGAAAATGAGTTAAATCCGGTGAAAGCATATGGAATACACACCATTAACTGAATTGATTTAAAAATACATTTTATTAATCCCAGTAAAACTATCATTATTCCATACGGGCCATGTCTATAATTCTAAGTGGCTCGTATGGATAAGTAATAGTTAAAGAGAAAACGCTTACAAATGTGCTCAAGATAACTGAGGAGTTATTATTCAGGTTGATTGAAGCATTCAAAGAATATACCTATAAAATTAAAGAAGGTGCTAAATAATGGATCTAATTATTATACTACTAGCGCTAGGACTTCTTATGTTGATTGCTTATCGAGGATTCTCGGTTATCTTATTCGCTCCACTTTGTGCATTGCTTGCAGTTATATTAACGGAACCGAATTATGTATTACCGTTCTTCTCTAATATCTTTATGCAAAAAATGGTTGACTTTATTAAAATGTACTTCCCTGTGTTCTTACTCGGGGCAATTTTCGGAAAAGTAGTTGAGATGTCTGGAGTAGCTGAATCAATCTCCAAATCAATCGTGAAAGTGGTTGGAGCAAAAAGAGCTATTTTAGCAATTGTCATGATGACGGCTATCTTAACTTATAGTGGCGTAAGTGTGTTCGTTGTAGCCTTTGCCGTTTATCCATTTTCGGTAAAATTATTCCAAGAAGCAAATATTCCAAAAAGATTAATCCCTGGTACTATTGCTTTAGGAGCGCTTACCTTTACGATGGATGCTTTGCCAGGAACACCTCAAATACAAAATGTTATCCCTACATCGTATTTTAAAACAGATATTTATGCAGCCCCGACTCTTGGTATTATTGGTGCAATCTTTGTATTTACATGTGGGATGCTATATTTAGAATCACGTAGACGGAAAGCACATGCAAACGGTGAGGGATACTTAGGTTTTGCAGATGACGCATCGTTAGCTCAAAAGGAAATGGCTGCAACTGCAGATATTTCTATTTCTCAAATTGAGGAAAATAAAACTGATTCCATTCATTGGGCGCGACAGTTGTTGGCATTTTTACCTTTGATTCTTGTAGGAGTAACAAATAAATTTTTCACTGCCACTCTTCCAAAGTGGTATCCAAATGGTTTTGATTTTGCTAGCATTGGGATGGAGTCTTTCGGTAAGATTGAAATTTCCAGTGTAGTTGGGATCTGGTCTGTAGAATTAGCCCTTGTCATTGGAATTATCGCAAGTATTTGCTTTAATTGGAGTGCGGTTTTTGAGAATTTTAAAGTAGGCGTCAACCAAAGTATTGGTGGAGCTTTACTAGCAGCCATGAACACAGGTGCTGAATATGGCTTTGGTGGTGTAATTGCAGCACTTCCTGGTTTTGGTATTGTTCGTGATGGGATTTCACAGACATTTACAAACCCGTTAGTAAACAGTGCGGTTACAACGAATGTGTTAGCAGGGATTACGGGCTCTGCTTCTGGAGGGATGGGTATTGCATTAAGTGCCATGGGTGAGCAATATATGGCAGCTGCAACTAAATACAACATTCCACCAGAAGTTATGCACCGAGTTATATCCATGGCCTCAGGCGGTATGGATTCTTTACCGCATAATGGAGCCGTTATTACAATACTTGCGGTAACAGGAATGACACATAAACAATCTTATAAGGACATATTTGCCCTTACAATCATTAAAACACTAGCATGTTTCTTCATCATCTTAGTGTACAGTCTTACAGGGCTTGTATAATAAGCGGATTGGAATACGTCCTTGGGAAAATAAAGTCTAGTTAATAAAATTAAACTTGATAGAGTAATTAAATATGGTTTTTAATGCTTTAAAAAACGTAATAGTTTAAAACCAGTATCCGCCTAAAAGTGGATTCTGGTTTTTTATTTTGGTTACTTATATTTTTTTCAAACCATGCGATTTGGAACGCATAGATTGTCATCTAAATGAAAACGCTTCGGCATGCTCATCTAGTCTTCTACGGATTCAAATGTGACAGCTTCAGCTAGTAAAGGAATAGTAGTAGCTGGAGCTATTACAAAACATTTCTGAAAAACACAGGTTGTAACTTGTATTTTCTCAGACCTCAATTCAAAATCCCATGTTGATACAAAAACGCAACAGCATGTGTACGATTAGACGTATTGGTTTTATCCATGACATTTTTAATATATTTCTTAATTGTTGTTTCACTAATTTCTAATAAACTGGAGATTTGCTTGGAGCTGTAACCGACCGCCAAACACTTCATAACTTCAAATTCACGTTTGGATAGTTTGATCGAATTGTTTTCATCAAAACTTAAGTGCTTGACGAAGAGCTCACCGATTGTTCGACTAAAATCTTTCGCCTCTACTAGCAATTGTTGTTGGAAAATTGATTTGAATTTGGTACCTAGGAAATAGCCGATTACCACCTGATTAAATAAAACAGGTACTACAAGAAGGGCATTGTTTTTTTCAGAAACAACATATTTTCTTGTAATTTTTAAATGATAATTATTCCCTTCGAAATACTTTGGACATTGTGCATGAATTGCCTCAAAAATTGCAGGAATAGTTGTGACATCATCACGAATCGACATAATATTTTTGATCTCATAATCTGCGATTGAAATGATTCCCTCAGCTAAATGATCGATAGGAGAATATCTAAAAAGTAAAGCTTCTTCTAAAGAGAAGGTAGAAAGAAATACCTCCATTAAATCCTGGATTTTTTGAGCTTGACTATCGATTGTTTTGATTCTCTCAATATCATTTTTCCAACTACTCTGTTTGATCAAATACGGACACCTCTCCTTGTGAAATGAGTTATCAAAACATGAACTTGGAACGAAATCTAGCGAAAAGTATACAAATTGGAGAAAAAACAAACTAAAAGTAGGTAGTGAACTATAGAAAAGTAGGAATATATTTCGAAAGTTAAGAAAATTATAATAGTTTTTGTAAGTGTTTTCAAATTTTCTTATACGAAAAAGGGGGAAACAAAATGGCAAATTTAACTGAAAAAGCAAAAGCATATTTAGAGAACTTTTATAATGGTCCTAAGATTGAATCCTTTGATCCAATTCAGCTAAAAGAAATCTTAGCACAAGCTCCTGTTCCGCCTCAAGATGACCTACCAAATATTCATCAAATTGAAGAGCGTTTTATTAAAGCAAAAGACGGCGAAGAAATTCGTCTTCGTATTTATACACCAGAAGGAGAGGGACCATTCCCTGTTTTAGTTTATTACCACGGTGGTGGCTGGGTAATCGGTTCAGTTGAAGGATTTGAAGCGGCAAACCGTTTAGTCGCAACGGAAGGGAATGTGGTGGTTGTGTCGGTCGACTATCGTTTAGCACCTGAAAATCCATATCCAACACCAATTGAAGATTGCTATGCTGCACTTGAATGGGTAGCTGCAAATGCTGCTGAAATTAAAGGGGATGCATCCCAAATTTCGGTTGGTGGGGATAGCGCAGGTGGAAACTTATCTACTGTTGTTGCGAAAAAAGCTTTAGATAATAATGGTCCAACGATTCAATCTCAAATTCTAATTTATCCTGTAACAAATTTAGAGTTTGAAACAAATTCATATAATCAGTTTGCAGAAGGATTCGGACTAGACCGTGATCTAATGAAGTGGTTTGGCATTCATTACGTAGGAGATGAAAAACTATACAATGAGCCAGATGTTTCTCCTTTAAAATATGATTCTGTTCAAGGATTACCTCCTGCAATTGTGATTGCTGCAGAAAATGATGTTTTATTAGATGAAGGAAAGGCATATGCAGAGAAATTAAAACAAGATGGTGTAGAGGTTCAATATGAGCTAATTCCTGGTGTTATACACGGTTATTACAGCATCATGCCGTTCTTTGCGGATGAAACAAAACAAACTGTACAACTGATCGTAAATTTCTTAAATAAGGTTAAGCAAGAAGCGTAATTCGGAAAAAGAAAAGAGGGAGAGGGGATTATCTCGCTTTTTAAATAAAAAATAGACCAAAACGAGGGGAGATCATTTGATGACAAATCACTATGATGCATTAGTTATTGGCGCTGGGTTTTCTGGAATTTACATGACGTATAAGTTGCGTACGGAAGGGTTTACAGTTAAAACGTTAGAAAAAGCGGCAGGTGTTGGAGGGGTGTGGTATTTTGCCCGTTATCCAGGTGCACGTTGTGATTCAGATAGTGTCTATTATAATTACATCTTTTCGGAAGAATTATATAAAAAATGGTCATGGTCTACTCGATTCGCTGGACAAGACGAAATATTAAGTTACTTAAATTTTGCTGCTGATGAACTTGATGTGAAAAAGCATATGCAATTTTACACGGAAGTGAAACAAGCTGAATGGGATGAAGACAAAAACATTTGGCGAGTCACAACTGATCAAGGAGAAGAATTTACAGCAACCTATCTAATCTCAGGGGTAGGATGCTTATCTACTTCGAATATCCCTAATTTTGAATGGCGTGACAGCTTTAAAGGAGAAAGCTACCACACAGGGGCATGGCCGCATACGCCGGTCGATTTCAAAGGCAAACGTGTCGGTGTCATTGGGACAGGCTCTAGTGGTGTGCAATCGATCCCTGTGATTGCCCAAGAGGCAGAAGAGGTATTTGTATTCCAACGTACGCCGCAATACTCAGTTCCTACACGAAATCGTCAATTTACAGAGGAAGAAATCGCTCAATTTAAAGCGGAGTTCTTAGAGGCACGCGAAATAATGAAAGCGTCTCCATCTGGTCTACCTATTCCACGCTCAACAAAATCTGTTGTTGGGACACCGGAAGAAGAGCGTCTTGCCATTTTAGAAGATGCTTGGGAAAAAGGTGGAATGATACTAAATAATGCATTCTACGACATTGTAACAGATCCAGAATCTAATGAAATAGTGTCAGAATTCCTTCGAAATAAAATTCGCGAAAAGGTGAAAAAACCTGATATCGTCGAACAACTATTACCTTACTATTATTATTCAACAAAACGTCCAATTTTAGATACAAACTATTGGGAAACGTATAACGAAGATCATGTACATGTAGTCAATTTACGTGAACAACCAATTGAACTAATCACAGAAAACGGTATTCAAACAACAGAAAAAGAATATCCACTAGATATCATTGTGTTTGCTACAGGTTACGATGCGATGACAGGAACCTTATTAAAACTAGATATTAGAGGAAGAGATGGAGTCTCGCTGAAAGAAAAATGGGAAGATGGGGCAAAAGTTGAAACGTATTTAGGGCTTGGAATTGCTGGATTCCCGAACTTCTTTACGATTACAGGTCCACAAAGTCCATCCGTTTTAACCAATGTGCCAACTGCCATCGAACAACATGTGGAATGGATATCTGACTGCTTAGTTTCTTTAAGAGAACGGAAAGTAAAAACAATCGAACCAAAAGTAGAAGCAGAACAACAATGGAGCAAACAGTGTACAGAAATTGCGAACAGTACATTGTTTACAAAAACAGAGTCTTGGTATACAGGTTCAAATATCGAAGGCAAATCACGTGACTTCTTAATCTACTTGGGAGGTCTAGATAATTATCGCCAAATTTGCAATGAAGTTGCTGAAAAGGGATATAAAGAGTTCGAATTACAATTTGAAGAAGTTAAAGCGTAAAAGGGGGAATGAAAATGGTGAATACGACTATATCAATCAATGAAAAGGTACAAGAGTTTTTAGTAGGAACAAAGGACATGTACATCGATGGGAAATGGGTTCAGGCAGTTAGCGGAAAAGTATATGAATCTATTAATCCAACAACGAATGAAGTATTAGCAAGAATATATGAAGGTGATGAAGAGGAAGTTAATTTAGCTGTACACGCAGCAAGACGCGCATTTGAAGGTGGTTGGAAAAAAACTGCACCTAGAGAACGAGCAAGATTATTAAATAAATTAGCAGATTTAATTGAAGAAAATTTGGAAGTCATTACACAACTTGATGCCCTTGAATATGGTGGCACACTAGCTGTAGCAGGTGGCTTTGCACAAAATGCAGTGCATCATGTGCGTTATTATGCTGGTTGGGCAACAAAGCTTTACGGAGATACAGTTGAGTTAACAGCTGGTGGCAATAATCATGCCTATACAAAGCGTGAACCACTAGGTGTATGTGGTCAAATTACTTCATGGAATTTCCCAGCATTAGTTGCATGCTGGAAATTAGCAGCACCACTTGCAGCCGGGAATACGGTTGTCTTAAAACCTGCGCAGCAAACGTCTTTATCAACATTATATATTGGTAAGTTAGTAGAAGAAGCAGGATTCCCTGCTGGTGTTGTGAATATCGTTACGGGGTCAGGAAGTAAACTGGGTGAAGCGATTACATCACATCCAGATATCGATAAAATTGGCTTCACAGGTTCAACGGTTGTTGGGAAACGAATTATGGAAAAAGCATCAAACACATTGAAAAAAATTACCCTTGAACTTGGTGGAAAGTCGCCAAATATTATTTTTGCGGATGCTGATTTGAGTAAAGCAGTTCCAGGTTCTATTATTGCCATTTTAATGAACACCGGACAAGTATGCGCGGCAGGCTCACGTTTATACATTGAACGAGCTGTATATGACGAAGTAAAAGAAAAGCTGGTTGAAATTGCTGAAAGCTTTGTACTAGGTGATCCATTAAATCCGAATTCACAGATGGGCCCACTCGTATCAGAAGCACAGGTTGAAACGGTTGAAAGATATGTAGAGTTAGCGAAAAAAGATGGTGCGACTATTTTAACAGGTGGAAAACGGCCTGATGATCCAGAGCTTGCAAAAGGAAACTTCTATTTACCAACAATAATCGAAGGATTGAATGAAAATTGTCAGGCAGTTTATGAGGAAATTTTTGGCCCTGTACTTTGTATTTTACCTTTCGACTCTATCGAAGAAGTCATTGAACGTGCGGATACAACAGAATATGGTCTAGCTTCTGGTGTTTGGACGACGAATTTAAATACAGCTCATAAAATGATTGATTCATTAGATGCAGGTTCTGTTTGGGTCAATGGATATTACCAAAATGACGATAATATCCCTCTAACAGGATTTAAACAAAGTGGTGTTGGGTCTGAACTAGGGTTAGCAGGGATTGAAGCATATACAAAAGTAAAAAGTGTTGCCATTAATCTAGGATAAGGAGTGTTGTCACATGAAGGCGTTAGTAATCGAAGGGGTAAAAAATGCATTTGTACAAGAGGTTGCAGATCCAATAATCGATGAAAATGGTGTCATCGTCAAGGTAAAAGCAAATGGGGTTTGTCGTAGTGACTGGCATTATTGGGCTGGGGATATTCCAATTACACAGAAAATCTTAGGACATGAATTTACTGGGGTTGTCGAAGAAGTAGGGAAGAATGTAAACAACTTCAAAAAAGGCGATCGCGTTATCGTTCCTTTCTCCGGTAGTGATGGCACTTGTCCATATTGTCAACAAGGCCATTCAAACCTTTGTCATTCTTCATTTATTCCGGGTTCGACTTACGATGGTGGTTATGCGGAATATGTAGGGGTACCATTAGGTGACCGTAATATCATTCATTTACCAGAAGAAATTAGCTTTTTAGATGGTGCTGCATTAGGATGCCGTTTAATGACAGCATTCCACGGAGTTGTGGATCGAGCAAAAGTAGAGCCAGGTGAGTGGGTAGTTGTATATGGTTGCGGAGGCGTTGGTTTAAATGCTATTAATATCGCTTCTTCCATTGGTGCAACAGTAATCGGAGTCGACATTAATCCTAAAAATCTAGAACTTGCGAAACAAATGGGTGCACATGTGGTGATTAATAGTAAAGAAGTAGACCCTGTTGAAGCAGTTCGCGAAATTACAGGCGGCGGTGCAAATGTATCAATTGATGCACTAGGTATCGCTGACACTTGTCTAAATGGCATCAATAGCTTAGCAAAACGTGGTCGTCATTTACAAGTTGGTGTCACAACGAAAGTAGAGGGTGGAAAAGTAGCATTGCCGATTGACCAAATGGTGATGCAAGAAATCCAATTTATCGGGACACTCGGAATGCCAAACCATCGTTTTGATTCATTACTTCCTCTAGTGTTACAAGGCAAAATTACACCAGGTAAAATGGTAACAGCTCAAATAAGTTTATCAGAAGTAACAAAAATCTTTGAAGAGATGAGTAACTTTAATACGTCAGGTACGTATATTGTAACGGAATTTAGCAATAGTACTGTAGGAGTTTAACTTCAATCAGTGGGGGATAAACCCCCGACAGAAATAACTGTAGATTAATCGGGACGCCGATTGATTTACAGTTTTTTGTTTGTTAATTTTTCATCAAATGAATATAGACGGCAACAAAATTAATTCGCAAAAAATTGCGAATAGATTCACTAAAAACAATATTCTTCTTATAAAATCGAGGAAATTCTCGTTTTTCACATTAGTGTTAGATTTTATAACATATCATTGACAAGTAACATGACCGAGCGTATTATATTGGTTAGAGGGAGGTGGGTTAAATGAGTAGTGAAAACAAAAAAACGAGTGAACTTCGTAGATCGATGCCGTTACTTCCAATTGGTACGGTAATGCAATTGACAGAATTATCTGCTCGTCAAATTCGCTATTATGAGGAACATGATTTAATTCAACCACACCGTTCAGAAGGGAACCGACGAATGTTTTCGTTAAATGATGTCGATACTCTTCTTGAAATAAAAGATATGCTTGAACAAGGCATTAACATGGCAGGAATTAAAAAACTATTTGCACTTAAAGAAAATCCGGCAGTTCAAGCAGCTCAAACCGAAAAAGAAATTTCTGATGCTGATTTACGCCGTATTTTACGCGAAGAGATGAAAGTTGCTCAACGTATGCAAAAGACATCATTACGTCAAGGGAATTTATCGCGTTTTTATCAATAAAATAAAAACGCATAAATAAATAAAAAACAAATTACTAAACATCAACGTGTTAGCAGACTATCCAAAAAAGCGCTAGCAGCTGAGGTAACTATTAGGAGAGTGAAATCTGTGGGGAAATACACAAAAGAAGACATTAAACGCCTTGTAGAAGAGAAGGGTGTAAAATTCATCCGTTTACAATTTACTGACATTCTAGGAACAATCAAAAACGTTGAAATTCCTGTTAGTCAATTAGACAAAGCAATCGACAACAAAATGATGTTTGATGGATCTTCAATCGAAGGTTTCG
Coding sequences:
- a CDS encoding NAD(P)/FAD-dependent oxidoreductase, which translates into the protein MTNHYDALVIGAGFSGIYMTYKLRTEGFTVKTLEKAAGVGGVWYFARYPGARCDSDSVYYNYIFSEELYKKWSWSTRFAGQDEILSYLNFAADELDVKKHMQFYTEVKQAEWDEDKNIWRVTTDQGEEFTATYLISGVGCLSTSNIPNFEWRDSFKGESYHTGAWPHTPVDFKGKRVGVIGTGSSGVQSIPVIAQEAEEVFVFQRTPQYSVPTRNRQFTEEEIAQFKAEFLEAREIMKASPSGLPIPRSTKSVVGTPEEERLAILEDAWEKGGMILNNAFYDIVTDPESNEIVSEFLRNKIREKVKKPDIVEQLLPYYYYSTKRPILDTNYWETYNEDHVHVVNLREQPIELITENGIQTTEKEYPLDIIVFATGYDAMTGTLLKLDIRGRDGVSLKEKWEDGAKVETYLGLGIAGFPNFFTITGPQSPSVLTNVPTAIEQHVEWISDCLVSLRERKVKTIEPKVEAEQQWSKQCTEIANSTLFTKTESWYTGSNIEGKSRDFLIYLGGLDNYRQICNEVAEKGYKEFELQFEEVKA
- a CDS encoding aldehyde dehydrogenase family protein, giving the protein MVNTTISINEKVQEFLVGTKDMYIDGKWVQAVSGKVYESINPTTNEVLARIYEGDEEEVNLAVHAARRAFEGGWKKTAPRERARLLNKLADLIEENLEVITQLDALEYGGTLAVAGGFAQNAVHHVRYYAGWATKLYGDTVELTAGGNNHAYTKREPLGVCGQITSWNFPALVACWKLAAPLAAGNTVVLKPAQQTSLSTLYIGKLVEEAGFPAGVVNIVTGSGSKLGEAITSHPDIDKIGFTGSTVVGKRIMEKASNTLKKITLELGGKSPNIIFADADLSKAVPGSIIAILMNTGQVCAAGSRLYIERAVYDEVKEKLVEIAESFVLGDPLNPNSQMGPLVSEAQVETVERYVELAKKDGATILTGGKRPDDPELAKGNFYLPTIIEGLNENCQAVYEEIFGPVLCILPFDSIEEVIERADTTEYGLASGVWTTNLNTAHKMIDSLDAGSVWVNGYYQNDDNIPLTGFKQSGVGSELGLAGIEAYTKVKSVAINLG
- a CDS encoding alcohol dehydrogenase catalytic domain-containing protein gives rise to the protein MKALVIEGVKNAFVQEVADPIIDENGVIVKVKANGVCRSDWHYWAGDIPITQKILGHEFTGVVEEVGKNVNNFKKGDRVIVPFSGSDGTCPYCQQGHSNLCHSSFIPGSTYDGGYAEYVGVPLGDRNIIHLPEEISFLDGAALGCRLMTAFHGVVDRAKVEPGEWVVVYGCGGVGLNAINIASSIGATVIGVDINPKNLELAKQMGAHVVINSKEVDPVEAVREITGGGANVSIDALGIADTCLNGINSLAKRGRHLQVGVTTKVEGGKVALPIDQMVMQEIQFIGTLGMPNHRFDSLLPLVLQGKITPGKMVTAQISLSEVTKIFEEMSNFNTSGTYIVTEFSNSTVGV
- a CDS encoding MerR family transcriptional regulator, with product MSSENKKTSELRRSMPLLPIGTVMQLTELSARQIRYYEEHDLIQPHRSEGNRRMFSLNDVDTLLEIKDMLEQGINMAGIKKLFALKENPAVQAAQTEKEISDADLRRILREEMKVAQRMQKTSLRQGNLSRFYQ